A section of the Oryza sativa Japonica Group chromosome 1, ASM3414082v1 genome encodes:
- the LOC4327175 gene encoding uncharacterized protein, which produces MACPSRRAWSDGLPPELLAIIVLQLNCLADRACFSAVCRAWRDAAPYADAPQRGVPWLLLPARDAPSFFSLHSGATRRMRLPDGVRGTRFCGVHDGGWAAVAADTWRGFAVVNLFTGVRLPLPEKLRVEVPPGGNHDQFALAAGFTRHHMLIRTVVFSCPPTSPYCIAAAHVSSASNIAFCQPASLSTSWTAYRRDMDIIQDLIFHRGALLQGFHVLTNKEEVLVYAPTAPHRPGAPLKLACTRYSLRPRDDYQPDDALPPTFIATRYLAESRGKLLMVLRHYTGNPVVRRRTRMFRIFELTFGEPAEPRRAATPCWWVEIPELTGRALFLGRSCSRSVDVAQFPMLQEDTIYFLDDANLDLSMVLNNGSTYCNVDMGMYRKGEKIRPGARQFPREFTADCSPPIWLVP; this is translated from the coding sequence ATGGCTTGTCCGTCTCGCCGCGCGTGGTCGGATGGCCTCCCGCCCGAGCTACTCGCCATAATCGTCCTGCAGCTCAACTGCCTTGCCGACCGCGCCTGCTTCTCGGCCGTCTGCCGCGCGTGGCGTGACGCGGCGCCCTACGCCGACGCCCCGCAGCGCGGTGTCCCGTGGCTCCTCCTCCCGGCCCGCGACGCGCCGTCCTTCTTCAGCCTCCACTCTGGCGCCACGCGCCGCATGCGCCTCCCCGATGGCGTCCGCGGCACGCGCTTCTGCGGCGTCCACGACGGTGGCTGggccgcggtcgccgccgatACGTGGCGAGGCTTCGCGGTCGTCAACCTCTTCACCGGCGTGAGGCTCCCCCTCCCGGAGAAGCTGAGGGTCGAGGTCCCCCCCGGCGGCAACCACGACCAGTTCGCGTTGGCCGCCGGCTTCACCCGCCACCACATGCTCATCCGCACCGTCGTCTTCTCCTGCCCTCCCACCTCGCCGTACTgcatcgccgccgcgcacgtGTCCAGCGCCTCCAACATCGCCTTCTGCCAGCCGGCGTCGCTGTCCACCAGCTGGACCGCGTACCGGCGCGACATGGACATCATCCAGGACCTCATCTTCCACAGGGGAGCGCTGCTGCAGGGCTTCCACGTCCTCACCAACAAGGAGGAGGTCCTGGTGTACGCGCCCACGGCGCCCCACCGCCCCGGCGCGCCGCTGAAGCTCGCCTGCACCCGCTACTCGCTGCGGCCCCGCGACGACTACCAGCCCGACGACGCCCTGCCGCCGACGTTCATCGCGACCCGCTACCTCGCCGAGTCCCGCGGGAAGCTGCTCATGGTGCTGCGCCACTACACCGGCAACCCCGTCGTGCGGCGCCGCACCCGCATGTTCCGGATCTTCGAGCTGACGTTCGGCGAGCCGGCGGAGCCCAGGCGCGCCGCCACCCCGTGCTGGTGGGTGGAGATCCCCGAGCTGACCGGCCGCGCGCTCTTCCTCGGCCGCAGCTGCTCCAGGTCCGTCGATGTGGCgcagttccccatgctccaggAGGACACCATCTACTTCCTCGACGACGCGAACCTCGACCTGTCCATGGTGCTCAACAACGGGAGCACGTACTGCAACGTCGACATGGGCATGTACAGGAAGGGCGAGAAGATCAGGCCTGGCGCTCGCCAATTCCCCCGTGAATTCACTGCAGACTGCTCGCCTCCGATCTGGCTCGTCCCCTGA